The sequence TTGCGGCACGGGGGCGCACCTCGCGGTCGAGACGGTCGGCCAGCAGGTCTTTCTCCATCTCGATGTCGTACCGCCCCTGCAGGTTGATCCAGAACCGCTCCGACATCCCGAAGTAGCGCGACAGCCGCAAGGCCGTGTCGGCGCTGATCGCGCGCTTCCCGTGGACGATCTCATTGACGCGCCGAGGGGATACACCGATGTCCTTCGCGAGCCGGTACTGACTGATACCCATCGGGATAAGGAACTCTTCCATAAGGATTCCCCCGGGGTGGATCGGCGGCAATACCTTTCTCGTCATTTTCTTCCCCCGCTAATGGTAATCCACGATCTCCACATCGTACGCGTTGCCTTTCCGCCAGACGAAACAGAGCCGCCACTGATCGTTGATCCGGATCGAATACTGCCCTTCCCGCTTCCCGTGGAGCTTTTCAAGGCGGTTGGCGGGAGGAATCCGCAGATCCTCCAGCATCTCGGCGGCATCCAGGATCTCGAGCTTTCTTCGCGCGACCCGTTGGACATCCCCGGGCAGCCTCCTGGAAAACCGGCGCCCGAACAGTCCCTCCGTTTCCTTGCATCGGAAGCCGCGGATCATCGGTTGACATAATAACGCATGGCGATATTATCGTCAAGCGTTATCACTGCCGCGCTCCCACCGCGCGTTCCTTGCCCCGTACCCAAAGACCTCCACAGGCGATCCCCGCGGTTACGGAAACCACCAAAGCGATCCGCACCGCAGGACCAGCCGGGATGCAGGGTCATCCCGAGGTCGGTCATCCTCTGGTAAATGTGACTGCGGTGGGCCTGGTACCACTTCTCCCGCCGAATCAGCCGACGGAACAGCCCCAGAAAGATATGGAGGATAAAAATGCAGAAGCCGCACCCGAAGGTACGGCCTCGCGCCCTGTCTCCGAGGAGACAGGGGAGATATGCTCTAAATATAAATTGGCCGATTCGGATCGTAGTGCTGGCCAGCAGGTGCTTAGCCTTCCTCGTCGGAAGCGATCCCGAAGTGGTGCTTGACGTTTTGCGCCTTCCACCTCAGACCGGGGTGCTTGCGGATCGTGGCCTGCACAACCTCGTCGCGGGTGAGCAACTCGGAGACGAAGAGGTTGAGCGCGGTGCCGCCCTTCAGCGCGATGCGCGTCTTCAGGAACGGGTGGCTTCGGAGCGCATCCAACAGTCCGAGAAGTCGGATGACCTTCTCCAAAGGCTCTGCCTGGAACCCCGTCGCGCCTGCCTCGCGAATGAGGTCCGCCCGGGTCAGCATCAGAACACCTCTTCCCACGCTCGCGTGAGCAATTGCTCCGGCACCAACAGATTCCATGCAGACACGAACTTTCCCGAGCCGCGCTTCGGATCGAAGTAGCGCGGTTCCCCGGGCGCCATTTCCCTGAGTAACGCAAGGTGCGTACCCTCGACCATCAACGCCTCCCGGTGCTGCTCCAGGAAGAAACCGACGCGTGCGCAGGCGATGGCCGAGCCCAGCTTGCGCGCGTACTCGATCACGGCGTCGAGGTCGAAGAACTCCACCATCTCGAGCGATCGCCAGATCTCCTCCCAGCTTCCGACCTTGCCCGGGGCATCGAAGACGTCGACCAGGGTGCGTTCGAGCGTGGCCACGCGTACCACGCCGCCGGCGTACGGCTGCTCGAGGATACCGCCGCCGAGATCCGGCAGGTCGCGAAGCGCCAGGGAGGCCTGCACCGGCACGAACTCCGACCCGCGGAACGAGAATGGTCGAGCCCGCCGCCGCGTGACGTAGTGGAATCGCCGTGAAACCGAGTAAACTTTGCCATGAAACTGCAACGCGCCGTGGTAGGAGACAACCGCATCGTCGGCGAGCTTGGTCGCTACCTGATACGGATCGACCGAAGCAGTCTTCGGATCGACAGCCCGGGGTACGACGGCGTAGACTCCCCGCCGGACCCTGAGCAGTCGGCCGGTCGCAAGATGTTTGTGGAGCAGACTGTTGCTGGTGTGCTTGCTACGCCCCGAAGCCGTATGCGCGGACACATATTCCCCGTGGGTAAAGACCGGGTGCGTTTCAAAGAAGTCGTTCGATCGCATAATTTTCTCTCCAACGCAGTTATTAGCACTAATAGTACTTTTATCGGCGCATTATAGCAAATCTATTTTGTCTTTTATGCGCAGTTGTTTGCAATACATGTAATCATATTAATGCACGAAA is a genomic window of Deltaproteobacteria bacterium containing:
- a CDS encoding HigA family addiction module antitoxin, with amino-acid sequence MTRKVLPPIHPGGILMEEFLIPMGISQYRLAKDIGVSPRRVNEIVHGKRAISADTALRLSRYFGMSERFWINLQGRYDIEMEKDLLADRLDREVRPRAASCLRAS
- a CDS encoding type II toxin-antitoxin system RelE/ParE family toxin, translating into MIRGFRCKETEGLFGRRFSRRLPGDVQRVARRKLEILDAAEMLEDLRIPPANRLEKLHGKREGQYSIRINDQWRLCFVWRKGNAYDVEIVDYH
- a CDS encoding transcriptional regulator, with translation MRSNDFFETHPVFTHGEYVSAHTASGRSKHTSNSLLHKHLATGRLLRVRRGVYAVVPRAVDPKTASVDPYQVATKLADDAVVSYHGALQFHGKVYSVSRRFHYVTRRRARPFSFRGSEFVPVQASLALRDLPDLGGGILEQPYAGGVVRVATLERTLVDVFDAPGKVGSWEEIWRSLEMVEFFDLDAVIEYARKLGSAIACARVGFFLEQHREALMVEGTHLALLREMAPGEPRYFDPKRGSGKFVSAWNLLVPEQLLTRAWEEVF